In one Winogradskyella sp. MH6 genomic region, the following are encoded:
- a CDS encoding sensor histidine kinase, which translates to MNSTESALKERIKELTCLHEVSSIIANTDFDLIEDTIKAITFSLKKAFQYPKKTEVLIRVEEMSIGTKEFEKDNFTLSSDIEIFNAPKGEILVRLHVSEKETLSFLKEEKLLLDNIALKIGALFERIEIQKNEASLKRQMEHADRLSILGEITAGIAHELNTPLANILGFGELLKEDLKTNKKAISDLDKIIQNAIFSREVVKKLMFFACEMPQEKELVNLIPNIKNAIKLLDASFKKEHVKYQLNIKEDELWLRADPIQLTQIIFNLLINAIYFSPKNSVVSIEASSTKKDVVLKISDEGVGFKIENLDKVFQPFFTTKPQGDGSGLGLSVVHGIVASHRGTIEAKNNTKKGATFIVRLPKD; encoded by the coding sequence ATGAACAGCACAGAGTCTGCATTAAAAGAACGTATTAAGGAGTTGACATGCTTGCATGAAGTCTCTTCTATCATAGCTAATACTGATTTTGATTTAATTGAAGACACAATAAAAGCCATAACATTTAGTTTGAAAAAGGCGTTTCAGTATCCTAAAAAGACCGAAGTTCTAATTCGGGTTGAAGAAATGTCTATAGGTACAAAAGAATTTGAAAAAGATAATTTCACATTAAGTTCCGATATAGAAATATTTAATGCACCTAAAGGAGAAATTTTGGTGCGTTTACATGTGTCGGAAAAAGAAACGTTAAGCTTTTTAAAGGAAGAGAAACTACTGTTAGATAATATAGCCTTAAAAATTGGGGCACTGTTTGAGCGTATTGAAATACAAAAAAATGAAGCCTCGCTTAAACGACAGATGGAACATGCAGATCGTTTAAGTATTTTGGGAGAGATAACAGCAGGTATTGCTCATGAATTAAATACACCTTTAGCAAACATTTTAGGCTTTGGTGAGCTTTTGAAAGAAGATTTAAAAACAAACAAAAAGGCCATTTCAGATTTAGATAAAATTATTCAAAATGCCATATTCTCTAGAGAGGTGGTTAAAAAATTGATGTTTTTTGCTTGCGAAATGCCACAAGAAAAAGAGCTTGTCAATCTTATTCCTAATATAAAGAATGCCATTAAACTCTTAGATGCTTCATTTAAAAAAGAACATGTTAAGTACCAGTTAAATATTAAAGAAGACGAGTTGTGGTTAAGAGCAGATCCAATACAGCTTACACAAATTATATTTAACCTTCTCATTAATGCTATATATTTTTCTCCAAAAAACAGTGTGGTAAGTATTGAAGCGTCTAGCACCAAAAAAGATGTTGTTTTAAAAATATCAGATGAAGGAGTTGGCTTTAAAATAGAGAATCTCGATAAGGTGTTTCAGCCCTTTTTTACCACTAAGCCACAAGGAGATGGCTCTGGTCTTGGGTTAAGTGTTGTTCATGGTATAGTGGCATCGCATAGAGGAACAATTGAAGCAAAAAATAATACCAAAAAAGGTGCTACCTTTATTGTGAGGCTGCCAAAAGATTAA
- a CDS encoding sigma-54-dependent transcriptional regulator codes for MQLRQENILVVDDDIHIIELLQRHLQSWKFHVYKAISVKEAVTILKDTRIDLLITDLKMPEVDGFELIKFVSEHYPKLPKLTITGYPSVQDSLAAIKSGVTDYLTKPFTKDELKKAIDKALHKGNSHAQTKKTELEKTNNAYGEIIGNSEQINDVIQIIERVKNNKATVFIKGESGTGKELVARAIHYQGKFSRAPFIAVNCGAIPENLLEAELFGYVKGAFTGAETNRDGFFQAANGGTIFLDEIGNASLAVQSRLLRVLQEKEVVKVGATKAEQIDVRIVAATNSDLREMIKKQTFREDLFYRLTVVEIEIAPLRDRKDDIPLLVDKFLFKYGIEYKDRFIKIAPEALNILMRYDWPGNIRELENIVQRAVIMSDKVIEAESLPSHLKYVIDMPSDALVPLKEIERRYIEKVLRATGNNKTKAAEILQIDRKTIRQKLAD; via the coding sequence ATGCAATTACGACAAGAAAATATATTGGTTGTAGATGACGATATACATATTATAGAGTTACTACAACGTCATTTACAATCGTGGAAATTTCATGTGTACAAGGCTATTTCTGTAAAGGAAGCCGTAACAATCTTAAAAGACACAAGAATAGATTTATTGATTACAGATTTAAAGATGCCAGAGGTTGATGGCTTTGAGCTTATCAAGTTTGTATCAGAGCACTACCCTAAATTACCAAAACTAACGATTACAGGCTATCCTTCTGTACAAGATTCTTTAGCAGCTATAAAATCTGGAGTTACAGACTATCTTACAAAACCATTTACAAAAGACGAATTAAAAAAAGCTATAGATAAGGCGTTACATAAAGGTAATTCGCATGCACAAACAAAAAAAACTGAACTAGAAAAGACTAATAATGCCTATGGTGAAATTATAGGTAATTCTGAACAGATTAATGATGTTATTCAGATTATTGAGCGTGTAAAAAATAATAAAGCCACAGTTTTTATTAAAGGTGAAAGTGGTACCGGAAAAGAGTTGGTAGCAAGGGCGATTCATTATCAAGGTAAATTTTCTAGAGCACCTTTTATTGCCGTAAATTGTGGTGCTATACCCGAAAATTTGCTTGAAGCCGAATTGTTTGGTTACGTTAAAGGTGCCTTTACAGGTGCAGAAACTAATAGAGATGGTTTTTTTCAGGCGGCAAACGGCGGAACTATTTTTTTAGACGAAATTGGTAATGCTTCATTAGCAGTGCAATCACGATTATTGCGTGTGCTTCAAGAAAAAGAAGTTGTAAAAGTGGGTGCTACAAAAGCCGAACAGATCGATGTTAGAATCGTTGCTGCAACCAATAGTGACCTCAGAGAAATGATTAAAAAACAAACTTTTAGAGAAGATTTGTTTTACCGACTCACTGTGGTAGAAATAGAAATAGCACCTTTAAGAGACCGAAAAGATGATATACCGCTTTTGGTAGATAAGTTTTTGTTTAAATATGGTATAGAATATAAAGACCGTTTTATAAAAATTGCACCAGAAGCATTAAACATTTTAATGAGATACGATTGGCCAGGAAACATAAGGGAGCTTGAAAATATAGTACAGCGTGCTGTTATAATGAGCGATAAAGTAATTGAGGCAGAGTCGCTACCAAGTCATTTAAAGTATGTTATAGATATGCCTTCGGATGCGTTAGTACCTCTAAAAGAAATTGAGCGTAGATATATAGAAAAAGTTTTAAGAGCAACAGGAAACAACAAAACTAAAGCTGCAGAAATACTTCAAATAGATCGAAAAACCATACGTCAAAAACTAGCCGATTAA
- a CDS encoding Glu/Leu/Phe/Val family dehydrogenase translates to MSTLTAELKEKAKKTPQRGMMDNVMEQFENAATQINLHPNIKKILSITNNEIIVNFPVKMDNGDVEIFTGYRVQHNNALGPYKGGLRYHPTVDIDAARALAMWMTWKTSLAGLPYGGGKGGIKIDPSKYSKTELERITRRFTFALADNIGPEHDIPAPDVNTNSQTMAWMADTYMSTRPPAERTANQHVVTGKPAGSGGLEGRDRATGYGVYLSIKFWAEKNNESLKGKKYIVQGFGNVGYWAAHFLEKDGAILVGVQDAFGSVQNQEGINVEDLFNYMQINDGSIADFPKANAVDKDTFFALECDICIPAALGNQITKENAPSIKAKLIAEGANGPTNVEGEKILIESGVTIIPDILCNSGGVVGSYFEWLQNRNGELWQLDEVMAKLDKKLKESFDKVYDYATVEGVDMRTAAFSIAIKRIEKAYIERGIFP, encoded by the coding sequence ATGTCAACATTAACAGCAGAGCTTAAAGAAAAAGCTAAAAAGACACCTCAAAGAGGTATGATGGATAATGTAATGGAGCAGTTTGAGAATGCTGCAACCCAAATCAATTTACATCCAAATATTAAAAAAATATTAAGCATAACCAACAATGAAATCATTGTAAACTTTCCTGTAAAAATGGATAATGGTGATGTAGAAATATTTACAGGTTATAGAGTGCAACACAACAATGCATTAGGGCCATATAAAGGTGGCTTACGTTATCACCCAACAGTAGATATAGATGCAGCTAGAGCATTAGCTATGTGGATGACCTGGAAAACCTCCTTAGCAGGTTTGCCTTATGGAGGTGGAAAAGGAGGTATAAAAATAGATCCATCTAAATACTCTAAAACCGAGTTAGAGCGTATAACAAGACGTTTTACGTTTGCTTTAGCAGATAATATTGGGCCAGAGCACGATATACCTGCGCCAGATGTTAATACCAATAGTCAAACTATGGCATGGATGGCAGATACTTACATGAGTACAAGACCACCAGCAGAGCGTACAGCAAATCAGCATGTCGTTACTGGGAAGCCAGCCGGAAGTGGAGGACTCGAAGGTCGTGATAGAGCTACTGGTTATGGTGTGTATTTGTCTATAAAGTTTTGGGCAGAAAAGAATAACGAAAGTTTAAAAGGCAAAAAATACATCGTACAAGGTTTTGGTAACGTTGGCTATTGGGCAGCACATTTCTTAGAAAAAGATGGAGCCATTTTAGTAGGTGTACAAGATGCCTTTGGAAGTGTTCAAAATCAAGAAGGTATCAATGTTGAAGATTTGTTTAACTACATGCAAATTAACGACGGTAGCATTGCAGATTTTCCAAAAGCTAATGCGGTAGATAAAGATACGTTCTTTGCGCTAGAATGTGATATCTGTATTCCTGCAGCTCTAGGAAATCAAATCACAAAAGAAAATGCACCAAGCATTAAGGCAAAATTAATTGCAGAAGGTGCAAACGGACCAACAAATGTTGAAGGAGAAAAAATCTTAATAGAGAGCGGAGTAACCATCATACCAGATATTCTGTGTAACTCTGGTGGAGTTGTGGGTAGCTATTTTGAATGGTTGCAAAATCGTAACGGAGAGCTATGGCAGTTAGACGAGGTTATGGCAAAGCTAGATAAAAAGCTAAAAGAATCTTTCGATAAAGTTTACGATTATGCAACTGTAGAAGGGGTAGATATGAGAACTGCTGCATTTAGTATTGCTATTAAACGTATAGAAAAAGCATATATAGAAAGAGGTATTTTTCCTTAA
- a CDS encoding GreA/GreB family elongation factor, translating to MKYGSLILEKKEYVYLKRILNISGYAEDHERQECLMKLFEELKSAHIVDDDQMPEDVVRFNSTVTVAYENGVKKTVQVVIPSERDFRNNKISVLTPLGSALIGYSKDDSVIWSFPQGNEEILISEVKQERELDKTNFSI from the coding sequence ATGAAATACGGAAGTTTAATATTAGAGAAGAAAGAGTATGTGTATTTAAAGCGCATACTCAATATCTCTGGTTATGCTGAAGATCATGAAAGGCAAGAGTGTTTGATGAAGCTTTTTGAAGAGTTAAAATCTGCACATATTGTAGACGATGACCAAATGCCAGAGGATGTTGTAAGATTTAATAGTACGGTTACGGTAGCATACGAAAACGGTGTTAAAAAGACGGTGCAGGTTGTAATACCTTCTGAGAGGGACTTTAGAAATAACAAAATATCAGTTTTAACTCCTTTAGGATCTGCTTTAATTGGCTATTCTAAAGACGATAGTGTTATATGGAGTTTTCCACAGGGAAATGAAGAGATTCTTATTTCTGAAGTTAAACAAGAAAGAGAACTAGATAAGACTAACTTTTCTATTTAA
- the kduI gene encoding 5-dehydro-4-deoxy-D-glucuronate isomerase: protein MSKYDTRYASSPQAVKKYDTQELREEFLIENVMKTDELRWVYTHYDRFMVAGLVPVNKKIKLETIDPLKASFFLERRELGIINVGGSGIITVDGDTYELDHKEALYLGQGNKDVEFSSKDASEPAKFYLNSTPAHKKFPNKKIGTNDVEVIELGSAETANARTLRKYIVNSVVDVCQLQMGMTTIKTGSSWNTMPAHVHDRRMEVYFYFEVPEDQAVCHFMGQPQETRHIWMGNEEAVISPPWSIHSGSGTASYSFIWGMAGENLDYGDMDVCKINELR from the coding sequence ATGTCAAAATACGATACAAGATACGCATCTAGTCCACAAGCTGTAAAAAAGTACGATACCCAAGAATTAAGAGAAGAATTCTTAATTGAAAATGTTATGAAAACTGATGAATTAAGATGGGTTTATACGCATTACGACAGGTTTATGGTTGCAGGACTTGTGCCAGTTAATAAAAAGATAAAACTAGAAACGATAGATCCGCTTAAAGCATCTTTTTTTCTAGAAAGAAGAGAATTAGGAATTATCAATGTAGGAGGTTCAGGAATTATAACTGTAGATGGTGATACTTATGAATTAGATCATAAAGAAGCCTTATATCTTGGTCAAGGAAATAAAGATGTTGAGTTTTCTAGCAAAGATGCTAGTGAGCCAGCTAAATTCTATTTAAACTCTACACCTGCACACAAAAAATTTCCAAACAAAAAAATAGGAACTAATGATGTTGAGGTTATAGAGTTAGGTTCTGCAGAAACTGCAAATGCAAGAACATTGAGAAAATACATCGTAAACAGTGTTGTAGATGTATGCCAGTTACAAATGGGAATGACAACCATAAAAACTGGAAGTAGTTGGAATACTATGCCTGCTCACGTGCACGACAGAAGAATGGAGGTTTATTTCTATTTTGAAGTTCCAGAAGATCAAGCTGTTTGTCATTTTATGGGTCAACCACAAGAAACCAGACACATTTGGATGGGTAATGAAGAGGCAGTGATTTCTCCGCCTTGGTCTATTCACTCTGGTTCAGGTACAGCTAGTTATTCTTTTATTTGGGGAATGGCAGGTGAAAATCTAGACTACGGAGATATGGATGTTTGTAAGATTAATGAGTTAAGATAA
- a CDS encoding SDR family oxidoreductase, with protein sequence MFDLTGKTALVTGCKRGIGFAMAEALAEAGADIIGVSASLEKEGSAIGKRVAEIGKTFTAYQCDFSNRESLYNFIKAVKASHPKIDILVNNAGTILRKPAAEHPDEYWDKVVEVNLNAQFILSREIGKDMVANGSGKIIFTASLLTFQGGITVPGYAASKGAIGQLTMALSNEWASKNVQVNAIAPGYIATDNTEALRNDEDRSQSILARIPAGRWGKPEDFKGPIVFLASKASDYMSGSILTVDGGWMGR encoded by the coding sequence ATGTTTGATTTAACAGGGAAAACAGCGCTTGTTACTGGCTGTAAAAGAGGTATAGGCTTTGCAATGGCAGAAGCTTTAGCAGAAGCAGGTGCAGATATTATTGGTGTTTCGGCTTCATTAGAAAAAGAAGGTTCTGCAATAGGTAAAAGAGTTGCTGAAATCGGCAAAACATTCACAGCATACCAATGTGACTTTTCTAACCGAGAGTCACTTTACAATTTTATAAAGGCTGTAAAAGCTAGTCACCCTAAAATAGATATTCTAGTAAATAACGCAGGTACAATTTTAAGAAAACCAGCAGCAGAACATCCTGATGAATACTGGGATAAAGTTGTTGAGGTCAACCTAAATGCGCAGTTTATTCTAAGCAGAGAAATAGGTAAGGATATGGTTGCTAATGGTTCTGGTAAAATCATTTTCACCGCATCGTTGCTTACCTTTCAGGGAGGAATTACAGTACCTGGCTATGCTGCTTCAAAAGGTGCGATTGGTCAGTTAACAATGGCGCTTTCTAACGAATGGGCTTCAAAAAATGTACAGGTTAACGCTATAGCTCCAGGTTACATCGCTACAGATAATACGGAAGCTTTACGTAATGATGAGGATAGAAGTCAATCCATCTTAGCTAGAATTCCAGCAGGTAGATGGGGAAAACCAGAAGATTTTAAAGGTCCTATTGTATTCCTTGCTTCGAAAGCAAGTGATTATATGTCAGGTTCAATTTTAACCGTTGATGGCGGTTGGATGGGTAGATAA
- the uxaC gene encoding glucuronate isomerase produces the protein MKQFIHDNFLLENKYAEELYHNYAKNQPIIDYHNHLPPQEILEDKVYNNLTKVWINGDHYKWRAMRTLGINEKYITGDASDKDKFLNWAKTVPYTMRNPLYHWTHLELTRYFGVTDLLNEKSAERIFESTSEQLSSADYSCRNLLRKVNAELVCTTEDPIDTLEHHQALAKSDFEIKVSTAFRPDKAILIANDSYNDYINGLGKAADIEISTYQDLKDALRSRINYFNDNGCRLCDHGLNQISFVEYTDNEVEAIFKKKLNGETLEKEDVLKFETAILLYLSETYHEFGWVQQFHLGALRNNNARMHSILGPDTGWDSIGDYPQAEKLSAFLNTLDGKDKLTKTIIYNLNPADNEVMATMIGNFNDGSVKGKVQFGSGWWFLDQKDGMTKQMNALSNMGLISCFIGMLTDSRSFLSFPRHEYFRRLLCNLLGDEIQRGELPKEELEWIGKIVSDISYFNAKEYFNF, from the coding sequence ATGAAACAGTTTATACACGATAATTTTTTGCTTGAAAATAAATATGCCGAAGAGCTATATCACAATTATGCAAAAAATCAGCCAATAATAGATTATCACAATCACTTACCTCCTCAAGAAATTTTAGAGGATAAAGTTTATAATAACCTTACTAAGGTGTGGATTAATGGTGACCATTACAAATGGAGAGCTATGCGTACTTTGGGTATTAACGAAAAATATATCACAGGCGACGCTTCAGATAAAGATAAGTTTCTAAACTGGGCTAAAACCGTACCATACACCATGCGTAACCCTTTGTATCATTGGACGCATTTAGAATTGACACGTTATTTTGGTGTTACGGATTTGTTGAATGAAAAATCAGCAGAGCGTATTTTCGAATCGACTTCAGAACAATTAAGTTCAGCAGATTATAGCTGTAGAAACTTGTTACGCAAAGTTAATGCTGAGTTGGTTTGTACTACTGAAGATCCTATCGACACCTTAGAACATCACCAAGCATTAGCTAAAAGTGATTTTGAAATAAAAGTAAGTACAGCGTTTAGACCAGATAAAGCTATTTTAATAGCTAATGACAGTTATAACGATTATATAAATGGTTTAGGCAAAGCTGCAGATATTGAAATTTCTACGTATCAAGATCTAAAAGATGCTTTAAGAAGCAGAATAAACTATTTCAATGATAATGGTTGCAGATTATGTGATCATGGGTTGAATCAAATTTCATTTGTTGAATACACAGACAATGAAGTTGAAGCTATTTTCAAAAAGAAATTAAATGGTGAAACTTTAGAAAAAGAAGACGTTCTTAAGTTTGAAACAGCTATACTTCTATACTTGTCTGAAACCTATCACGAATTTGGTTGGGTACAGCAATTTCACCTTGGTGCACTAAGAAATAATAATGCACGTATGCATAGTATTCTTGGTCCAGATACGGGTTGGGATTCTATTGGTGATTATCCACAAGCCGAAAAACTATCAGCGTTCTTAAACACATTAGACGGAAAAGATAAATTAACAAAAACTATAATTTATAATTTAAATCCGGCTGACAATGAAGTTATGGCGACCATGATTGGTAACTTTAATGATGGTAGTGTAAAAGGTAAAGTGCAGTTCGGTTCTGGTTGGTGGTTTTTAGATCAAAAAGACGGCATGACTAAACAGATGAATGCCTTATCTAATATGGGACTTATCAGTTGCTTTATTGGTATGTTAACTGATTCTAGAAGTTTCCTTTCTTTTCCAAGACACGAATATTTCAGAAGATTGTTGTGTAATTTACTTGGTGATGAAATACAAAGAGGTGAACTGCCAAAAGAAGAGCTAGAATGGATTGGTAAAATCGTTTCAGATATCAGCTATTTCAATGCTAAGGAATATTTCAACTTTTAA
- a CDS encoding cupin domain-containing protein: protein MSKADVFFEQDKMEWEILEDKISRQIVGYDDTMMMVNVKFKKDGVGQMHNHIHTQSTHISSGKFEVTIGDEKKILKQGDSFFVPSNIMHGVVCLEEGMLIDIFNPVRKDFLENKI from the coding sequence ATGTCTAAGGCAGATGTTTTTTTTGAGCAAGATAAGATGGAATGGGAAATTCTAGAGGATAAAATTAGTCGTCAAATCGTTGGTTACGATGATACAATGATGATGGTTAATGTGAAATTTAAGAAAGATGGAGTAGGGCAAATGCACAATCATATCCATACACAGTCTACACATATATCTAGTGGTAAATTTGAAGTCACTATCGGAGATGAGAAAAAAATATTAAAACAAGGAGATTCTTTTTTTGTGCCGTCAAATATAATGCATGGAGTAGTTTGTTTAGAAGAAGGAATGCTGATAGATATTTTTAATCCTGTTAGAAAAGATTTTTTAGAGAATAAAATTTAA
- a CDS encoding TRAP transporter substrate-binding protein, which yields MKKTSRYFILFLATMLSVFSCGEMSDVETIKLAHSLDVNHSVHKAMVKMGEDLAEISGGKMQLEIYPSQQLGTERECIELLQIGSLDMTKVSVGVMENFAPRMKVFGLPYLFKDREHAFEILDGPIGQELLDEGTKYWIKGMCYYDAGSRSFYTKDKPINTPEDLKGLKVRVMESVTAMDMVKSLGGSPTPISWGELYTSLQQGVVDGAENNPPSFYLSRHYEVCKYYSLDEHTVLPDVLIIGTHIWDRLSEQQRAWLKEAVDKSVGYQRKLWAEAEQEALEEVQKAGVTVVRPDKTAFEEDVKDVYETYSKDEDMKDLINRIKNN from the coding sequence ATGAAGAAAACATCCCGATATTTTATTCTTTTTCTAGCAACTATGCTGTCAGTTTTTAGTTGTGGTGAAATGAGTGATGTAGAAACCATAAAGTTGGCGCATAGTCTTGATGTTAATCATTCTGTGCACAAAGCTATGGTTAAAATGGGTGAAGATTTGGCTGAGATTTCAGGTGGAAAAATGCAGTTGGAAATTTACCCAAGTCAACAATTAGGAACCGAGCGTGAGTGTATAGAACTACTTCAAATCGGAAGTTTGGATATGACCAAAGTTTCAGTAGGAGTTATGGAAAATTTCGCTCCTCGTATGAAGGTTTTTGGATTGCCATATTTGTTCAAGGATAGAGAACATGCTTTTGAGATTCTAGATGGTCCAATTGGTCAAGAACTCTTAGACGAAGGTACTAAATACTGGATAAAAGGTATGTGCTATTACGATGCAGGAAGTAGAAGTTTTTACACCAAAGATAAACCAATTAACACCCCTGAAGATTTAAAAGGTCTTAAGGTTAGAGTTATGGAAAGTGTAACTGCTATGGACATGGTAAAAAGCTTAGGTGGCTCACCAACTCCAATATCTTGGGGAGAATTATACACGTCTTTGCAACAAGGCGTTGTAGATGGAGCAGAAAATAATCCTCCAAGTTTTTATTTATCTAGACATTACGAGGTATGTAAATACTACTCATTAGACGAGCATACAGTATTACCAGATGTACTAATCATAGGAACACATATTTGGGATAGATTATCTGAGCAGCAAAGGGCTTGGTTAAAAGAAGCTGTAGATAAGTCTGTTGGTTACCAACGTAAACTTTGGGCTGAAGCAGAACAAGAAGCTTTAGAAGAGGTGCAGAAAGCAGGAGTAACTGTGGTAAGGCCAGATAAAACAGCTTTTGAAGAAGATGTGAAAGATGTTTATGAAACCTACAGTAAGGATGAGGATATGAAAGACCTAATCAATCGTATTAAGAATAATTAG
- a CDS encoding TRAP transporter small permease: MRKKIDKILGNLLIVIMGVMVINVIWQVFTRFVVGTPSSFTDELARYLMVWLGILGAAYVSGRNMHVAIDVLPQKASNKTQKKLKIVVYVLIILFALFAMVIGGSRLVYITYVLDQQSPALQIPLAIVYLAIPVSGLLIIYYKVSDIINIK; encoded by the coding sequence ATGAGAAAAAAGATAGATAAGATTTTAGGAAACCTTCTCATTGTTATAATGGGTGTCATGGTTATCAATGTTATTTGGCAAGTATTTACAAGGTTTGTTGTGGGTACACCAAGTTCATTTACAGATGAATTGGCAAGATACCTTATGGTTTGGTTGGGTATTTTAGGTGCGGCTTATGTTTCAGGTAGAAATATGCACGTGGCTATTGATGTTTTACCTCAAAAAGCATCAAATAAAACACAAAAGAAATTAAAGATAGTAGTATATGTACTTATAATTCTATTTGCACTTTTTGCCATGGTAATAGGCGGAAGCAGACTTGTATATATTACCTATGTTTTAGATCAACAATCACCAGCATTACAAATCCCATTGGCTATTGTCTATTTAGCAATTCCTGTAAGCGGTTTGTTGATTATTTATTATAAAGTTTCAGACATTATAAATATTAAGTAG
- a CDS encoding TRAP transporter large permease, producing MDYIPILVLVISFVGLLSIGTPVAWSISISSVLTMLVSIPAMPAFTTVSQRMGTGLDSFALLAIPFFVLSGQLMNKGGIAHRLIAFAKTLVGSLPGGLALINVIGAMLMGAIAGSAMASASAMGSILGPEMEKEGYSKEFGAAVNITSATTGLIIPPSNVLIVYSLASGGVSIAALFLAGYIPGILTGLFLMMVAMFWAKKKKYKLGKRSSLKEVFKTFIDAVPSLFLLVIVIGGIVTGIFTATEASAIAVLYTLILGFAYKEINFKTLPQILLDSSSTTAVVMLLIGASMSMSWVMSFENIPQSISTSLLAVSDNPIIILLIINLILLFVGIFMDMTPAVLIFTPIFLPVVVDLGMDPIQFGIIMVLNLCIGLCTPPVGSVLFVGVGVAETTIQKVMKPLLPLFLAMVVALFLVTYFPQLTLWLPSVFNL from the coding sequence ATGGATTATATCCCAATTTTAGTATTAGTTATAAGTTTTGTGGGTTTATTGTCCATTGGTACACCTGTAGCTTGGAGTATTTCCATTTCTTCAGTACTTACAATGTTAGTAAGCATTCCTGCGATGCCAGCATTCACTACGGTTTCGCAACGTATGGGAACAGGTTTAGATAGCTTTGCATTATTGGCCATACCATTCTTTGTTTTATCTGGTCAATTGATGAATAAAGGAGGTATAGCCCATAGGCTCATTGCTTTTGCAAAGACTTTGGTGGGTTCTCTTCCAGGTGGATTAGCACTGATAAATGTAATTGGTGCGATGCTCATGGGAGCAATCGCAGGTTCTGCAATGGCTTCGGCTTCTGCAATGGGAAGTATTCTTGGACCAGAAATGGAGAAAGAAGGGTATTCTAAAGAATTTGGTGCAGCAGTTAATATTACTTCTGCAACCACGGGTTTAATTATTCCACCTAGTAATGTTCTTATTGTATACTCACTTGCGAGTGGAGGTGTGTCTATTGCAGCATTGTTTTTAGCAGGCTATATTCCTGGGATTCTTACTGGTTTATTCCTTATGATGGTTGCAATGTTTTGGGCTAAAAAGAAAAAATATAAATTAGGAAAGCGTAGTTCTTTAAAGGAAGTTTTTAAAACATTTATTGATGCCGTACCAAGCCTTTTCTTATTGGTAATTGTTATCGGTGGAATTGTTACAGGTATTTTTACTGCGACAGAAGCCTCAGCAATAGCAGTTTTATACACATTAATTCTTGGTTTTGCTTACAAAGAAATCAATTTCAAAACTTTACCACAGATTTTATTAGATTCTTCTTCTACAACAGCAGTAGTTATGCTATTGATTGGAGCGTCAATGAGTATGTCTTGGGTAATGTCTTTTGAAAACATACCTCAAAGTATCAGTACATCTTTGTTGGCTGTTAGTGATAACCCTATTATTATACTTTTAATCATCAATCTAATCTTATTGTTTGTGGGCATATTTATGGATATGACACCAGCAGTATTAATATTTACTCCAATTTTCTTACCAGTAGTGGTAGATCTTGGAATGGATCCAATTCAATTTGGTATTATCATGGTTCTTAACTTATGTATTGGGCTGTGTACACCTCCCGTCGGGTCCGTCCTCTTTGTTGGAGTTGGTGTAGCCGAAACAACCATTCAGAAGGTAATGAAACCATTATTACCGTTGTTTTTAGCTATGGTAGTAGCTTTATTTTTAGTAACGTATTTCCCGCAATTAACACTTTGGTTGCCAAGTGTATTTAACCTTTAA